One part of the Sphingopyxis sp. PAMC25046 genome encodes these proteins:
- a CDS encoding acetyl-CoA carboxylase carboxyltransferase subunit alpha, producing MTAFLDFEKQVAALDRQIAELREMGDDPSLNIDNDIVRLEDKSSKLLREIYSKLTPWQKTQVARHPDRPHFKHYVAGLFDDWMPLAGDRNFADDQAILGGLARFRGRRVMVIGHEKGDDIPSRMKHNFGMAKPEGYRKAIRLMQLADRFGLPVVTLVDTSGAFPGIQAEERGQAEAIARSTEQCLALGVPMVAAVVGEGGSGGAIALAAANRVLMFEHAVYSVISPEGCASILWRTSDKAADAAAAMKMSAQDLLGLKVIDRIVPEPVGGAHRAPEVAIASLGDAIEQELGALAGLPRDTLLAAREEKFLAMGRA from the coding sequence ATGACAGCCTTTCTGGACTTCGAAAAACAGGTCGCCGCGCTCGATCGACAGATTGCCGAACTGCGCGAAATGGGCGACGATCCGTCGCTCAACATCGACAACGATATCGTGCGGCTGGAGGATAAGTCCTCGAAACTGCTGCGCGAAATCTATTCCAAATTGACGCCGTGGCAGAAGACGCAGGTCGCGCGTCATCCCGATCGCCCGCATTTCAAACATTATGTCGCAGGGCTGTTCGACGACTGGATGCCGCTGGCGGGCGACCGCAATTTCGCCGATGATCAGGCGATCCTCGGCGGGCTCGCGCGTTTTCGCGGCCGCCGGGTGATGGTGATCGGCCATGAAAAGGGCGACGATATCCCGTCGCGCATGAAGCATAATTTCGGCATGGCGAAGCCCGAGGGCTATCGCAAGGCGATCCGCCTGATGCAGCTCGCCGACCGTTTCGGCCTGCCGGTGGTGACGCTCGTCGATACCTCGGGCGCTTTTCCCGGGATCCAGGCCGAAGAACGCGGGCAGGCCGAGGCGATCGCGCGCTCGACCGAGCAATGCCTCGCGCTCGGGGTGCCGATGGTTGCAGCGGTCGTCGGAGAGGGCGGCTCGGGCGGGGCGATAGCCTTGGCCGCCGCCAACCGCGTGCTGATGTTCGAGCATGCGGTCTATTCGGTGATCTCGCCCGAAGGCTGCGCTTCGATTCTGTGGCGCACTTCGGACAAAGCTGCCGACGCCGCCGCGGCGATGAAAATGTCGGCGCAGGACCTGCTCGGCCTCAAGGTCATCGACCGGATCGTTCCCGAACCCGTCGGCGGCGCGCACCGTGCACCCGAGGTCGCGATCGCGTCGCTGGGCGATGCGATCGAGCAGGAACTGGGCGCGCTGGCGGGGCTTCCGCGCGACACGCTGCTGGCCGCGCGCGAAGAGAAATTCCTCGCGATGGGGCGGGCTTAG
- a CDS encoding M48 family metalloprotease: MSWKTGKTLAAALAIGGIAFTGAADAQLKAIKTQTNISPAERKQGDEAHPQLLQEFGGAYKGPQAAYVNRVGQNIAVQSGLSRSPSDFTVTLLNSPVNNAFAIPGGYIYVTRQLMALMNDEAELAGVLGHEVGHVAAQHSKKRQSAATRNTILGVLGAVLGGAIGDNGGLLGGLGGLLQNNSMRVAQLATLGFSRSQELQADQLGVQYLSSAGYDPLALSTMLASLANQANLDARLSGGDARSLPEWASTHPDPASRVRNAQTLASRVGGRGGNRNADAFLASVDGVLYGDDPAQGVVEGRDFLHPDLRLRFTVPNGYGMQNGTDAVSISGNGGQAQFATGPYNGDMNAYISAVFRAVAGNASISPSAIQRTTVNGIPASYSTARVNSQSGQVDVTVFAYEFSRSSAFHFVALTQAGRGSVFNSMFGSVRRLSTAEAAAIRPRRVDVVTVGRGDTVANLARRMAYSNYQTERFQVLNRLTASSRLTPGQKVKVVVYANR, from the coding sequence ATGAGCTGGAAGACCGGAAAGACACTGGCAGCGGCGCTGGCGATCGGCGGCATCGCTTTTACCGGCGCGGCCGATGCGCAGTTGAAGGCGATCAAGACCCAGACTAATATCTCGCCCGCCGAGCGCAAGCAGGGCGATGAGGCGCATCCGCAATTGCTCCAGGAATTCGGCGGCGCATACAAAGGACCGCAGGCCGCCTACGTCAACCGCGTCGGACAGAATATCGCCGTCCAGTCCGGCCTGTCGCGATCGCCCAGCGATTTCACCGTCACTCTGCTCAATTCGCCGGTAAACAACGCCTTCGCGATCCCCGGCGGCTATATCTATGTCACGCGCCAGTTGATGGCGCTGATGAATGATGAGGCCGAATTGGCGGGGGTGCTCGGGCACGAAGTCGGCCATGTCGCTGCGCAGCACAGCAAGAAGCGACAGTCGGCGGCGACGCGCAACACGATCCTCGGCGTGCTCGGCGCGGTACTCGGCGGGGCGATCGGCGACAATGGCGGGCTGCTCGGGGGGCTCGGTGGGCTGCTCCAGAATAATTCGATGCGCGTCGCGCAGCTTGCGACGCTGGGTTTCTCGCGCAGCCAGGAATTGCAGGCCGATCAACTCGGCGTCCAATATCTCAGCAGCGCGGGCTATGATCCGCTCGCGCTGTCGACGATGCTGGCGAGCCTCGCCAACCAGGCGAACCTCGACGCGCGCCTCTCGGGTGGCGATGCGCGCTCCCTGCCCGAATGGGCGAGCACCCACCCCGACCCCGCGTCGCGCGTCCGCAACGCACAGACGCTCGCCAGCCGCGTCGGCGGCCGGGGCGGAAATCGCAATGCCGACGCATTTCTCGCATCGGTCGACGGCGTGCTCTATGGCGACGATCCGGCGCAGGGGGTCGTCGAGGGACGCGACTTCCTGCACCCCGACCTTCGCCTTCGGTTCACCGTGCCGAACGGTTACGGGATGCAGAATGGCACCGACGCGGTGTCGATCAGCGGCAATGGCGGGCAGGCGCAATTTGCGACCGGCCCCTATAATGGCGACATGAACGCCTATATTTCGGCGGTTTTCCGAGCGGTTGCCGGCAATGCGTCGATCAGCCCCAGCGCGATCCAGCGCACGACCGTAAACGGCATTCCGGCATCCTACTCGACCGCGCGCGTGAACAGCCAGTCCGGCCAGGTCGACGTCACCGTCTTCGCCTATGAATTCTCACGGAGCAGTGCGTTTCACTTCGTCGCGCTCACACAGGCGGGCCGGGGCAGCGTCTTCAACTCGATGTTCGGTAGCGTGCGGCGGCTGAGCACCGCCGAGGCGGCGGCGATCCGGCCGCGGCGCGTCGATGTCGTCACCGTCGGCCGTGGCGACACGGTCGCCAATCTGGCGCGGCGGATGGCATACAGCAATTACCAGACCGAACGCTTTCAGGTGCTCAACCGCCTGACCGCATCGAGCCGGCTGACGCCGGGACAGAAGGTCAAGGTCGTGGTCTACGCGAACCGATAG
- a CDS encoding Flp family type IVb pilin, which translates to MKFIKKFVRDTKAATAIEYGLIAALIAVAGISAMGLVGNSVSNTFNSVASNLD; encoded by the coding sequence ATGAAGTTCATCAAAAAGTTCGTCCGCGACACCAAAGCCGCCACCGCCATCGAATATGGCCTGATCGCGGCCCTCATCGCCGTCGCCGGCATCTCGGCCATGGGCCTCGTCGGCAACAGCGTCAGCAACACCTTCAACTCGGTTGCGTCGAACCTCGACTAA
- a CDS encoding Flp family type IVb pilin, with product MRNFYRLMRSTRAATAVEYGLILALVFLAAVVAVSNVANSTGNMWGKVSNAADANM from the coding sequence ATGCGAAACTTTTACAGGCTGATGCGGTCGACCAGGGCCGCCACGGCCGTCGAATATGGGCTGATCCTGGCCCTTGTCTTTCTGGCGGCTGTCGTCGCAGTCAGCAACGTCGCCAACTCCACCGGCAATATGTGGGGCAAGGTTTCGAACGCCGCCGACGCGAATATGTAG
- a CDS encoding (deoxy)nucleoside triphosphate pyrophosphohydrolase, producing MSELIPGKPPKTSLVVVAAALVDRDGRLLVQQRPEGLAMAGLWEFPGGKLEPGETPEQALIRELAEELAIDVDHACLAPACFASDMLGERHLLLLLYVCRKWRGTPVAQHASALRWVRPVELHGLDMPPADAPLIGLIEALI from the coding sequence TTGTCCGAGCTTATCCCCGGAAAACCGCCAAAAACATCGCTTGTCGTCGTTGCTGCGGCGCTGGTTGACCGCGATGGGAGGCTGCTTGTCCAACAGCGTCCCGAAGGGCTGGCGATGGCTGGATTGTGGGAATTTCCGGGCGGCAAGCTCGAGCCCGGCGAGACCCCCGAGCAGGCACTGATTCGCGAGCTCGCCGAGGAGCTGGCGATCGACGTCGACCATGCCTGCCTTGCACCCGCCTGCTTTGCGAGCGACATGCTGGGCGAGAGGCATTTGCTGCTCCTGCTTTACGTATGCCGCAAATGGCGTGGAACGCCGGTCGCGCAGCATGCGAGCGCGCTGCGCTGGGTGCGCCCGGTCGAGTTGCACGGCCTCGACATGCCGCCCGCCGACGCGCCGCTGATCGGGCTGATCGAGGCGCTGATCTAG
- a CDS encoding class I SAM-dependent methyltransferase encodes MSQSPRPLFSPARHRAQRDRMARLPATANFLAPIIAETLLDRLTMVTREFPRTLLVGALDAALTDHLRATGTDLTIIEAAPGLASRTAAIAVEVDAVDLPFGSFDLILWPGGLDSANDVPGALVRLRALLAPDGLLLGAFVGDGSLPRLRRAVMADGVRSIARLHPQIDLAAMGNLLQRVGFALPVVDVEALTVRYGDWFALARDLRAVGLSSRLTPAPPPLTRDEAAQVAAAFAAQADPDGRIAETFRIVHFSGWAPHPDQPQPARRGSGTASLAEALKPKD; translated from the coding sequence ATGTCGCAATCCCCACGCCCGCTCTTTTCGCCCGCCCGCCACCGTGCCCAGCGCGACCGTATGGCGCGCCTGCCCGCGACCGCCAATTTCCTCGCGCCGATCATCGCCGAAACCTTGCTCGACCGGCTGACGATGGTGACGCGCGAATTTCCCCGAACGCTGCTCGTCGGCGCGCTCGACGCGGCGCTGACCGATCATCTCCGCGCGACCGGCACCGACCTTACGATCATCGAGGCCGCGCCAGGGCTCGCAAGCCGGACGGCGGCGATCGCGGTGGAGGTCGATGCGGTCGACCTGCCCTTCGGTAGCTTCGACCTCATCCTCTGGCCGGGCGGGCTCGACAGCGCCAACGACGTACCGGGCGCGCTCGTGCGGCTCCGCGCACTGCTCGCGCCCGACGGGCTGCTGCTCGGCGCCTTCGTCGGCGACGGCAGCCTGCCGCGCCTGCGCCGCGCGGTGATGGCCGACGGCGTGCGGTCGATCGCGCGGCTGCATCCTCAGATCGACCTGGCCGCGATGGGCAATCTGCTCCAGCGCGTCGGCTTCGCGCTTCCGGTGGTCGACGTCGAAGCGCTGACGGTGCGCTATGGCGATTGGTTCGCGCTCGCGCGCGACCTGCGCGCCGTCGGCCTGTCGAGCCGCCTCACCCCCGCGCCGCCGCCGCTGACCCGCGACGAAGCGGCACAGGTCGCCGCAGCGTTCGCGGCGCAGGCCGACCCCGACGGCCGCATCGCCGAAACGTTCCGCATCGTCCATTTCAGCGGCTGGGCACCGCATCCCGACCAGCCGCAGCCCGCGCGGCGTGGCAGCGGCACGGCCTCGCTCGCCGAGGCGTTGAAACCGAAGGACTAG
- a CDS encoding double zinc ribbon domain-containing protein has protein sequence MLHNPPMARATGDAEKTDAPTGAWLGGLRAIGHAIVDYALPPRCPACGVIVGDDRQFCLSCWSSLDFLGEPACVHCSIPLPAAALGGALACGACLAEPPPFDGAPAALAYGPVARTVALRLKYGRRTGHARLMARLMARQLARLGEVDAVLLVPVPLHRWRLWSRGFNQAALLADELTRLTGAPRDHHLLLRVKSTASLRGKGRKARERIVSGAFALAPGANARAEGRHLVLVDDVHASGATLRAAARALRRSGAARVSALTWARVVPDAAGGNIFDFASLDSDMHSERMTG, from the coding sequence ATGCTTCACAACCCGCCGATGGCAAGGGCGACGGGGGATGCCGAAAAAACGGATGCGCCGACCGGAGCATGGCTCGGCGGTCTGCGCGCGATCGGGCACGCGATCGTCGATTATGCACTACCCCCGCGATGCCCGGCCTGCGGTGTCATCGTCGGCGACGATCGCCAATTCTGTCTCTCCTGCTGGTCCTCGCTCGATTTTTTGGGCGAGCCGGCGTGCGTGCATTGCTCGATTCCCCTTCCCGCCGCCGCACTCGGCGGCGCCTTGGCGTGCGGCGCGTGCCTGGCCGAGCCGCCGCCGTTCGACGGCGCGCCGGCGGCGCTCGCCTATGGCCCCGTCGCCCGCACCGTCGCGCTGCGGCTCAAATATGGGCGGCGGACGGGGCATGCACGACTGATGGCGCGACTGATGGCGCGCCAGCTCGCCCGGCTGGGTGAGGTCGACGCGGTCCTGCTCGTTCCGGTGCCCTTGCATCGCTGGCGGCTCTGGTCGCGCGGATTCAACCAGGCCGCGTTGCTCGCCGACGAACTGACGCGGCTGACCGGCGCGCCGCGCGACCATCATCTGCTGCTCCGCGTCAAGTCGACCGCATCGCTCCGCGGCAAGGGACGCAAGGCGCGCGAGCGTATCGTCTCCGGTGCCTTCGCGCTGGCGCCGGGTGCCAACGCGCGCGCGGAGGGCAGGCATCTGGTGCTGGTCGACGACGTGCATGCGAGCGGGGCGACGCTCCGCGCCGCGGCGCGCGCGCTGCGGCGGAGCGGTGCTGCGCGCGTGTCGGCGCTGACCTGGGCGCGCGTCGTTCCGGACGCGGCCGGGGGCAACATATTTGACTTTGCTTCGTTGGATTCCGATATGCACAGCGAAAGGATGACAGGATAG
- the grxC gene encoding glutaredoxin 3 has translation MAQIEVYTKAFCPYCTRAKMLLDGKGADFREIDVTMDRAGFEVMVKRANGRRTVPQVFVDGKHVGGSDDLAALDAKGELDALIGAA, from the coding sequence ATGGCCCAGATCGAAGTTTATACAAAGGCCTTCTGCCCCTACTGCACGCGCGCGAAGATGCTGCTGGACGGCAAGGGCGCTGATTTCCGTGAAATCGACGTGACGATGGACCGGGCGGGGTTCGAGGTGATGGTCAAACGCGCGAACGGGCGGCGCACCGTGCCGCAGGTCTTCGTCGACGGAAAACATGTCGGCGGCAGCGACGACCTCGCCGCGCTCGATGCGAAGGGCGAACTCGACGCGCTGATCGGAGCCGCCTGA
- a CDS encoding DUF1178 family protein: protein MIVFDLCCAAGDHRFEAWFASSDSFADQQARGLIACPVCGDSAVKKAVMAPRVGAKSNQAAIAPASKTTEPEPGPELVRKLLADIAAKQAQMLPQSRWVGREFADAARAMHEGRAAEDLIHGQASPDEAQALRDDGIAAMPLLVPIVPPEAAN, encoded by the coding sequence GTGATCGTGTTCGATCTTTGCTGCGCCGCCGGCGATCACCGGTTCGAAGCCTGGTTCGCAAGTAGCGACAGCTTCGCCGACCAGCAGGCCCGCGGCCTGATCGCCTGTCCGGTCTGCGGCGACAGCGCGGTGAAGAAGGCGGTGATGGCGCCGCGCGTGGGTGCGAAGTCCAATCAGGCCGCGATCGCGCCCGCTTCGAAAACGACCGAGCCCGAACCCGGCCCCGAACTGGTGCGCAAGCTGCTTGCCGACATCGCGGCGAAACAGGCGCAAATGCTACCGCAATCGCGCTGGGTCGGCCGCGAGTTTGCCGATGCCGCCCGCGCGATGCACGAAGGCCGCGCCGCCGAGGACCTGATCCACGGCCAGGCCTCGCCCGACGAGGCGCAGGCGCTTCGCGACGACGGGATCGCCGCGATGCCCCTGCTGGTGCCGATCGTGCCGCCCGAAGCGGCCAATTGA
- a CDS encoding prolyl oligopeptidase family serine peptidase, protein MPHQRLSSTLRACIVAVALAATSSAAHAAEGSECHVGSYRLADGRIVDIAPLEDDRLRWRSFDGAVGELKPQRDGGWQSLYGWIGRPDGIDVRFGACSAGTIRFAGSEGQRLTFDVAKSDFNGRDGVTLKGQLVMPKGTGKVPVVVLVHGAERDAALRFNFLQRLFPAVGIGVFVYDKRGTGTSGGTYTQDFDLLADDAIAAMATARKLAGARAGRVGYQGASQGGWVAPLAANRAPADFVIVSFGLAVSILDEDLQQMEMELTDKGYPPEIIAKAQEIARAAGEIFASNFKDGYAEFDAVRAKYRSESWYKDVHGHITWLLLPHEEAAMRAEGPNYDWGTPFRYDPMPTLTANRTPQLWVLGGRDYQAPAKETSRRLGTLIDAGKPFSLAVYPQAEHGITLFETAPDGTRTSTRFAEGYFAMMRDFIKEGAIDNAYGDARISGASVHD, encoded by the coding sequence ATGCCGCACCAACGCCTTTCATCCACGCTCCGCGCCTGCATCGTCGCCGTCGCACTCGCCGCGACATCGAGCGCGGCACACGCCGCCGAGGGTAGCGAATGCCATGTCGGCAGCTACAGGCTCGCCGACGGGCGGATCGTCGACATCGCGCCGCTCGAAGACGACCGGCTGCGCTGGCGCAGCTTCGACGGCGCGGTGGGCGAGCTGAAGCCGCAACGGGACGGCGGCTGGCAGAGCCTCTACGGCTGGATCGGCCGTCCCGACGGCATCGACGTCCGCTTCGGCGCCTGCAGCGCGGGGACGATCCGTTTCGCGGGCTCCGAGGGACAGCGCTTGACGTTTGATGTGGCCAAGAGCGATTTCAACGGCCGCGACGGCGTGACGCTCAAGGGGCAGCTCGTCATGCCAAAGGGTACAGGCAAGGTGCCCGTCGTTGTACTTGTCCACGGCGCCGAGCGCGACGCGGCGCTGCGCTTCAACTTCCTGCAACGCCTCTTCCCTGCGGTGGGCATCGGCGTCTTCGTCTACGACAAGCGCGGCACCGGCACTTCGGGCGGGACCTATACGCAGGACTTCGACCTGCTCGCAGACGATGCGATCGCCGCGATGGCGACCGCGCGCAAGCTCGCCGGGGCACGTGCGGGGCGCGTGGGCTATCAGGGCGCGAGTCAGGGCGGCTGGGTCGCGCCGCTCGCCGCCAACCGCGCGCCCGCCGACTTCGTGATCGTCAGCTTCGGCCTCGCGGTCAGCATCCTCGACGAGGATCTCCAGCAGATGGAGATGGAACTGACCGACAAGGGCTATCCGCCCGAGATCATCGCCAAGGCGCAGGAAATCGCACGCGCGGCGGGAGAGATTTTCGCGAGCAATTTTAAAGACGGCTACGCCGAGTTTGATGCCGTGCGGGCCAAATATCGCAGCGAGAGCTGGTACAAGGACGTCCATGGTCACATCACCTGGCTGCTGCTCCCCCACGAGGAAGCCGCGATGCGCGCCGAAGGCCCCAATTATGACTGGGGCACGCCCTTCCGCTACGATCCTATGCCGACGCTGACCGCGAACCGGACGCCGCAGCTCTGGGTGCTCGGCGGACGCGACTATCAGGCGCCCGCGAAGGAGACGAGCCGCCGCCTCGGTACGCTGATCGATGCAGGCAAGCCCTTCAGTCTCGCGGTCTATCCGCAGGCCGAGCATGGCATCACCTTGTTCGAGACTGCGCCCGACGGCACCCGCACCTCGACGCGTTTCGCAGAAGGCTATTTCGCGATGATGCGCGATTTCATCAAGGAAGGCGCGATCGATAACGCCTATGGCGATGCGCGGATTTCAGGTGCGAGCGTCCATGACTAG
- a CDS encoding nuclear transport factor 2 family protein encodes MTEAVNLAAIEEIRLLKARYLRALDTKDWPLLRSLLTDDMVGDFREMPGGEPDEQLLTTGADDFVAGVTAALEGATTVHHVHSFEIRFTGARDAEGIWAMDDHFWAGEGSDLAGRSRHGFGHYHDCYRKASGRWLIAKTRLSRIRVERD; translated from the coding sequence ATGACCGAAGCCGTCAACCTCGCTGCGATCGAGGAGATCAGGCTGCTCAAGGCGCGCTATCTGCGCGCGCTCGACACCAAGGACTGGCCGCTGCTGCGCAGCCTGCTGACCGACGACATGGTCGGCGATTTCCGCGAAATGCCGGGCGGCGAGCCCGACGAGCAATTGCTGACCACCGGCGCCGACGATTTTGTGGCGGGGGTCACCGCGGCGCTCGAAGGGGCCACGACCGTCCATCACGTACACAGTTTCGAAATCCGCTTCACCGGCGCGCGCGACGCCGAGGGCATCTGGGCGATGGACGACCACTTCTGGGCAGGCGAGGGAAGCGACCTTGCCGGTCGCTCGCGTCACGGCTTCGGACATTATCATGATTGCTACCGTAAGGCGAGCGGACGCTGGCTGATCGCGAAGACCCGGCTCAGCCGCATCCGCGTCGAGCGCGACTGA
- a CDS encoding helix-turn-helix transcriptional regulator: MTFREHQILELVAVGCSAKQIAIEINIAPRTVERHIENVRLKLNARNRAHLITQAMHLGLLVIETPSPDEPTLFELK; this comes from the coding sequence TTGACCTTTCGCGAGCATCAGATACTGGAATTGGTAGCTGTCGGTTGCTCCGCCAAGCAGATCGCGATCGAAATCAATATCGCGCCGCGTACCGTGGAACGGCACATCGAAAATGTGCGGCTGAAACTCAATGCCCGCAACCGCGCGCACCTGATCACTCAGGCAATGCACCTCGGACTACTGGTCATCGAAACCCCGTCGCCCGACGAGCCGACGCTCTTCGAACTCAAATGA
- a CDS encoding helix-turn-helix domain-containing protein produces the protein MQGLSREVHRGAIPQDTILKFRKGEIIFSQGDPGDCWFEVISGTVRTCHFHVDGHRQLTGFFYQGDVFGVEYGARDAAAEAVTNAVLARRPASNGGPDAPGQSRALERALDSANQCIFLLGRRNANERVAAFLLIAAKRLSAIGSVPLPMTRGDIADHLGLTIHTVSRTISGFVRQGLIELDGPQSCRLLDLDGLRAIAGEEAGMAIDRIGAMRVRPPFAGQELGA, from the coding sequence GTGCAAGGTCTGTCGAGGGAAGTTCATCGCGGGGCGATTCCGCAGGATACCATCCTGAAATTTCGTAAGGGCGAAATCATATTTTCGCAGGGCGATCCCGGCGATTGCTGGTTCGAAGTCATCTCCGGCACCGTCCGGACCTGTCATTTCCACGTCGACGGACATCGCCAGCTGACCGGCTTTTTCTATCAGGGCGACGTGTTCGGTGTCGAATATGGCGCGCGCGACGCCGCGGCCGAGGCCGTGACGAACGCCGTCCTGGCGCGCCGTCCCGCATCGAACGGCGGGCCCGACGCGCCGGGGCAGAGCCGGGCCCTCGAACGCGCGCTCGACAGCGCTAACCAATGTATATTCCTGCTCGGCCGCCGCAACGCGAACGAACGCGTCGCGGCGTTCCTGTTGATCGCCGCGAAGCGATTGTCGGCGATCGGCAGCGTTCCCCTGCCGATGACGCGCGGCGACATCGCCGATCATCTGGGGCTGACGATCCACACGGTCAGCCGCACCATATCGGGCTTCGTCCGACAGGGCCTGATCGAGCTCGACGGACCGCAATCGTGCCGGCTGCTCGATCTCGACGGACTGCGCGCCATCGCCGGCGAAGAGGCGGGGATGGCGATCGACAGAATCGGTGCGATGCGGGTGCGTCCCCCCTTCGCCGGGCAGGAGCTGGGAGCATGA
- a CDS encoding transporter produces the protein MSIVSAPPALRHLGVAAAGFSAVFMPAQAWAHEAPALECLCETLPFLDTAPTWRAAALAPAGAAGGDLAASPESEIDAQRRIIAEQRALIDRQSAMIAEQGEQIAKLQQQIVTQQAQVDRLSSFALAEAPLDIFRGTGLGQGVGPGPALPGPGSDSVALPDAPVGEAPPPEEPPQQRVAAVPEGQGVLTRAGELFFEPSFEYTRSSTNRLVFRGIELIPGIQIGLIEATDADRDTLVGTASLRYGITDRLEAEVRLPYLYRNDRIEVVQQRDEGIVRQIKLREDGFGDAEFSLRYQFNRPVGQKPIFVGTLRVKSDTGKGPFEIGYDEFGVATGLATGSGFWAVQPGLNFLMPSDPAVIYGGAAYLYHIPRDVNEMVGDVLIGRVDPGDAVSANIGFGFALNPRFSFSLGYRHNYIFPTKTEIGDTRQKSNYIHVGSLNFGMSYRLTQRDVLNLGFEIGVTEDAPDVSITLRMPFGGK, from the coding sequence ATGAGCATCGTGTCCGCCCCGCCCGCGCTGCGCCATTTGGGCGTGGCGGCGGCCGGCTTCTCGGCCGTCTTCATGCCCGCACAGGCGTGGGCGCATGAAGCGCCGGCGCTCGAATGCCTTTGCGAGACGCTGCCGTTCCTCGACACCGCGCCGACCTGGCGCGCCGCGGCGCTGGCACCGGCAGGCGCTGCCGGGGGCGACCTCGCCGCGAGCCCCGAGAGCGAGATCGACGCGCAGCGCCGGATTATCGCCGAACAGCGCGCGCTGATCGACCGGCAGAGCGCCATGATCGCCGAGCAGGGAGAGCAGATCGCGAAGCTCCAGCAACAGATCGTGACCCAGCAGGCGCAGGTCGACCGGCTTTCCTCATTCGCGCTCGCCGAAGCGCCGCTCGACATCTTTCGCGGTACGGGTTTGGGGCAGGGTGTCGGGCCAGGACCGGCGCTCCCCGGGCCCGGCAGCGACTCGGTCGCCCTTCCCGACGCACCGGTAGGAGAGGCGCCGCCGCCGGAGGAACCACCCCAGCAACGCGTTGCGGCGGTTCCCGAGGGACAGGGCGTGCTGACGCGCGCCGGCGAGCTCTTCTTCGAACCCTCGTTCGAATATACGCGCTCGTCGACCAACCGCCTCGTGTTCCGCGGGATCGAGCTGATCCCCGGCATCCAGATCGGCCTGATCGAGGCGACCGACGCCGATCGCGACACGCTCGTCGGCACCGCGTCGCTGCGTTACGGGATCACCGACCGGCTCGAAGCCGAAGTGCGGCTGCCCTATCTGTATCGCAACGACCGGATCGAGGTCGTCCAGCAGCGTGACGAAGGCATCGTCCGCCAGATCAAGCTGCGCGAAGATGGTTTCGGCGATGCCGAATTCTCGCTGCGTTACCAGTTCAACCGGCCGGTCGGGCAAAAGCCGATTTTCGTTGGAACGCTGCGCGTCAAATCGGACACGGGCAAGGGGCCGTTCGAGATCGGCTATGATGAATTCGGCGTCGCGACGGGCCTCGCCACCGGGTCGGGATTTTGGGCGGTCCAGCCGGGGCTCAACTTCCTGATGCCGTCGGATCCCGCGGTCATCTATGGCGGTGCCGCCTATCTCTATCACATCCCGCGCGACGTGAACGAAATGGTCGGCGATGTGCTGATCGGGCGCGTCGACCCGGGCGATGCAGTGTCGGCCAACATCGGCTTCGGCTTTGCGCTCAACCCCCGCTTTTCCTTCTCGCTCGGCTATCGCCACAATTATATCTTCCCGACGAAGACGGAGATCGGCGATACGCGCCAGAAATCAAACTATATCCACGTTGGTTCGCTCAATTTCGGCATGTCGTACCGGCTGACCCAACGCGACGTGCTCAACCTCGGCTTCGAAATCGGGGTGACCGAGGATGCGCCCGACGTGTCGATCACGCTGCGCATGCCCTTCGGCGGCAAATAG